The Methanosarcina acetivorans C2A genome includes the window CTATATATTTTCCGTCTCCTCCCGCGTTTACGAAGGCATTCTCAATCCCGTCTTCTTCCAAAGCCTCTATTGCTTTATCAACGGCGTAGCCTTTTGCGATACCTCCCAAGGCTATCTTCATCCCGGGTTCCAGGCTTACAGTCCCGTTTTCTATGCTTATTTTCGAGTAGTTTACGAGTTTGAGGGTCTCATTCAGTTCGTCTGCAGTCGGGGGTTCCTGCGAGCCTCCCGGGAGGAATTTACTCTTCCAGAGATCAAGTACGGGCTGGATGGTGATATCAAAGGCTCCTCCACTTTTTTCCGAATAGTACTTCGACTGCTCCAGCACGTAAATAAAATCAGGGTCAGCATTTTCAACTTCTCCTACGGTGTTCAGGATAGTGAGCTGACTGTCCTCTTTTGAAGGGCTCATAAGGGCGTCGATTCGGTATATTTCACTGAAGGCATCATCTGTTGCCTTTGAAGCTTCGCTTTCATTCGGAGCGTAGACAGCTACCGTAACCGTAGTGTCCATAATGTTTTTTGTCTGTTGAAACTCCTGAAGTTCCTTCTCTTCTTGGGGTTCAGACTGTACACAACCCGATGCTAATATCGATATGACAAGTAGAAATGCAAGTGGTGTTTTGTATTTTAAGTCCATGATCTATCAATTTTTCCTGCTAGTTTTTTAATTTTGGGTTTGTTTCGTTACTTTATCCGGGTCTTTTCCAAAAGTATAAAAACAAGGTGAAAAATAAATGGGATTTTAAATGAATGGGATTTAAAGTGAATGGATTTAAAGTGAATGGGATTTAAAGTGAATGGATTTAAAGCGAATGGGATTTAAAGTGGATGGGATTTTAGGTGGAATGAATAGAAAATAAAATTTTATTTTGAAAATGAAGTTTTGTTTTAGTTTCTTACTCTGTTTTTATTTCTCGCGGTTTTCATTTACTTTTTACTTCTTTTTTCTTATCCCATTTTTTTTGTTTTTTCTTCGTTCCCTGCTTCTATCGATAAAAGCTTGTCATGCTCTTTAGTTAGCTTTTTCATTATTACATCCGTCCCCTGTTTGGTCCAATACATCCTATGTTTTTTCTTTCTGATCTACTGGTAGATTCATGATTAATGGTTAATGAATGATCAATTATTGATTACTTTTTTAAATTTAATATAATTTATATATTTCTCTAGTTATTCTTATTTTTCGAGATTTTTCTCATCCTTGAAGGCTAAATAAAGTTTTTTCTTCCGGTTGACTATGCAGGTACGCTTCATGATTTTAATGTATAATCATGTATATTCTTTTCAGATAACTATATATATAAAAAAAGTGTAAGTTTTTACTTATATTTTGGATATTTTATATATTTAACTAATATACGCAATATGATATATATTAAGTATATATTTTAATTACATTATAAAAGTCTGTACAATTCCCTAAAACTTATTTCGAAAGAAATAAGTATTACCTCACGCAAACATTTTTCGTTGAAGTGGAATTTAGCTTTGTTTTTCGGAGTAAAATGGCTATCTAAAGCAAGGAAAGGAAAAAGCCGGTGATCAAAAAAACCTTCAGGAAAACCAATGATGCTAAAAAGAGCTAGGCTAGTCGTTCATGCCAGTTCCTTCTCGCTTCAGTTTTCCGTTAATTGATTTCCTTTCGGTCTCTGGGTTATGCCACTGGAGGTCTGGAAGGAACGGCAGTGTACACCCACTGGCCGTGTACGATCCAGCCGTAAATGTCTTTCAATCTCATTCATTACTCAATATAAGCTTCAAGTTGTTGAAATTTGAACTTTGTTTCTTTCCAAGCATAACATAACAACGTGAACAAAAAAAGAGAATGTGGTCATTATGAATAGGTTAAATCTGTTGGTGTCGGGAGTCGCTGTGCTGCTTCTACTGGCTGCTGGTGCCTATTCTTCTCTTGGGTATTCAGGGAATGATGCAATCGCATCCCACTATATGACCAAAGGAGAATGGTCCGATTCGGTCTGCGGAGGCTGTCACTTCGGTGTCTACGAAAACGTCAATAATTCTTATCATGTACAGGTAAATATGAGTAGATGGTCTCCCCTCACAAATTTTGATCTTGAAACATCCGGAGAAGAGGAATGGGTCAAAAAATTCGGGATGTATCATCCCGGCGGAGGTCCGCTTGCAAAATATGGTATAGACATTGACTGCATGATGTGCCATGAGAAGTACGGGCTCTATGACTTTGATGCACGTGCCGAAGCTATTGCAAATGGGGATTTTGCAAATGCGAATAGTTTAGCGGTGGCGAATTTCAGTGCTACCGCACAGAGTGATCCTCTGCACCTTTTTGTCTACACTGCTAACGTCCTTACTCCCTACCCTCTGCTGATCGTTTTCCATGATGCTGTAAACGGGGCTCCAATATCCTGTGCCCAGAGATGTCACAGAATCGATGTGGAAACGAGTGCCGTTATGTGGGCTGATGAAGAGGACTTTGAGGAGTCTGACGCCCATGCAGCAAACGGTGTTGAATGTACGGAATGTCACCATACTGAAGCGTTCATCATAACCTCCGATCACCAGATCGGACGTGGAAACACCTCTGGTACCCCGGATCTTCCGGATAGCCACTATGATGATACCATGCGCAGCTGTGACGATGCCGAGTGCCATGCAGGAATCTCTCACGGTCCGTTTGCTGACTCTCACATGGAATTCCTTGCCTGTGAAGCCTGCCACACCCCTGAGCTTCCTGGAGGAGATCTGCCGGGCGGCAAT containing:
- a CDS encoding FAD:protein FMN transferase, translating into MDLKYKTPLAFLLVISILASGCVQSEPQEEKELQEFQQTKNIMDTTVTVAVYAPNESEASKATDDAFSEIYRIDALMSPSKEDSQLTILNTVGEVENADPDFIYVLEQSKYYSEKSGGAFDITIQPVLDLWKSKFLPGGSQEPPTADELNETLKLVNYSKISIENGTVSLEPGMKIALGGIAKGYAVDKAIEALEEDGIENAFVNAGGDGKYIGQKSDGTPWVVGLQNPDRSGQYVTAIEARDIAVATSGNYERYFNESAKVSHISDPRTGYPSEGIISSTVIAGNAIDADSFATAIFVLGEEEGLEMIENLEGVECLIITEDRRLVYSSGFKEYETED
- the mmcA gene encoding methanogenesis multiheme c-type cytochrome, coding for MNRLNLLVSGVAVLLLLAAGAYSSLGYSGNDAIASHYMTKGEWSDSVCGGCHFGVYENVNNSYHVQVNMSRWSPLTNFDLETSGEEEWVKKFGMYHPGGGPLAKYGIDIDCMMCHEKYGLYDFDARAEAIANGDFANANSLAVANFSATAQSDPLHLFVYTANVLTPYPLLIVFHDAVNGAPISCAQRCHRIDVETSAVMWADEEDFEESDAHAANGVECTECHHTEAFIITSDHQIGRGNTSGTPDLPDSHYDDTMRSCDDAECHAGISHGPFADSHMEFLACEACHTPELPGGDLPGGNVLESFSWQNGEREDVYRDSDFQPALAWYNGNFGDVLPSVDTRNDTDVKVTPFNNITGTWWDAGTDPEVLANPNTSISTGDPIPVQYVKAADANGDGEVTVEEMQAYDADGDGEADYPNAVLRTVELYYQVAHSIVSSDIGLADPYTCKDCHGNEAVIDWAALGYEQDPGGESSAVKSIAVTYDKPRPVEVETEPAL